The genomic interval ATGCTGTCATCCTGCGTGAGGGAACCTTCCTCGATGAGGCTCGCAACGTCACTGTAGTCCGCGTCTGCCGGGATGGTAGGCGCGGTCCACAGGTTCATGCCGTTCGTGGCGCGCTCCGTAATGAAGAGCGTGCCAATCGAGTCGGCGGAGTCGACAGTCGTGCTGTAGTCGTCGCTGTTGTCACCAACCGTCGCGTACAGGCTGTAGTCGCCCGTGTCGAGGAGGTTGGAGAGGTCGCTCTGCGTACCGTAATCGATGTCGTCGCCTTCACTCACGGACACCGGGGCACCGAATGCCGATTCGTTACCCGCGGTGTACGTGTTGAACTTGATCGTGACCTGATCGTCACCGTTGCCGTCAGTCACGGTCATGTTCGCCTGGTAGCCGGACTGCGCGTCGTTACCGATAACGACGGTCGCAGTGTCCTGCGCACCAGTGATGTCAACGGTGATTTCGCCGACGTTGCCCTGAATCACGTCGTAGCTACCGGAGCCAGCGAAGGCGACTTCGCCAGCTGCGGCTTCCGTGACGGTGATGGAGTCGGACGCGGTCGCGTCGGTGTCAGCCACGTCGAACGTGAAGTTGTACGTGGCGGCCGTCGCGTCAGTGAAGTTCAGTTCCGTGGTGCTGTCAGCGGGAAGACCGGAGAGGACGACGGTGTCGTTCGTATCGTCGTCGTCCATGTCTTCAACGCTGACATCCTCGTAGTTGTCGTTGAAGATCTCCTGAACCGTGCTGGCTGCGACGTCACCGTCCCACTGGACGTAGACATCGTAGCCGCCACGGTTGGAGTCGAATTCGAGGTCAGCAGTTCCAGCAGCGTTCGACACGGAGTCCGCGGAGAGGGTTGCGTCGAACGTCTGGACTGCTATCTCGAAGGACGCGTTATCGGTGCTCGATGCTGCACCGTTGGAGACGCCGTCGTCACCGATGGTGAGCTTGGTCTTCGAGTCGTCGACGATGTAGTAGTCACCGTCGTAGCCAGACGTGCTGAGAACCGCGGAGCCGTTCTCATCGAGACTGAACTCGGTGACAAGGCCGCCGTCCTCAGCGAACCGAATCTGGTACGTGTCTCCCTCACTGTCGCTACCGTCCTGGGCCTGGAAGAACAGGTCCTGGCCCTGCCAGAACGTGCCGTTCGTGCTCACGTTCGCGTCAGAGCCGGAACGGTCAGAAGCGCCAGCTCCGATAGTGAGGTCAGCCGAAACCTGGGAACCCGAGGACTGTGGGTTAATGTCGACTGTACCCGTGTATACCCCGTCCGAGGACGGATTTGTGAAGTCAGTTAGGACGACTTTGAACTGCTCGCCGTCCTGAACCTGGGTACTGTCAAATTCGACTTTAATAGTTTCTCCATTGTTTGTCGGGGACTGCGCAGTCGCATTACTGACTTGGGTACCGTTGTAATAGACGGTAGCCGAGGTGGTGCCTGCGAAGGTCCCATCAAAGTTGTTCGTGTTGGAGAAGTCGATTGTAATTGCCTGTGCGCTGCTGTTGTCAAGAGTAGAACCAACCGTAACGGTTGAGTTCAGCGTAGTTGTCGCACCGGGCGTTTCATCCTGCACACTGAAGGTCCCTCCGCTCGCTGCGGCAGCGCCACCGGCGAAGGCGACGGTGCCCGCGAAGACGGACATGACCATCAGCGCGCTGAGGAGCACGCCGCGAATCTTATTGTTTCCTGTCATAGTTTGTTACTGGGGTCGCACGTCGGCTTTCGGCTCGCTGCGTACTCGCTGACGCACATGGGTAGGGGTACACTCACTCTTTACGTAGCCTGCATTAAATGCTTTGTGTGTTTCACCATCGTTGCCGTGGCCCAGACGGGCGTCTCAGGCCGCGTAAATGCTTTGTGCAGAATCGGAGAAAATTCGTTTAAGTATGGTATTCGTTGGCGTGGGGCAGTGGGTGGGCGGGGAACACTTATTCCCGCCGTCCGAGTATCACTCTGTATGAGCGCGACGACCGATGACGCGACCGATACGGGCGTCGAATTCACCTACGAGAACGGCCTCGTGACCGCACGAGACCTGGAAACCGGCGTCGCCGCGAGCGGTGACTCCAAAGCCGCCGCGCTTGCGATGCTCGCGGACGCCCTCCTCCTCCACGAAGGCGGTGGTGAACCCATCGAAGACCCAGACGCGTTCCTCCGCGAACTCGACATCGAACCCAGCGAACTCGACGAGGACGAGACGCCACCGCCCTGGCTCTGAATGACGTACGCCGACTTCTCCGGCCGCGAAATCGTGAAAGCGCTGCGCTCGAAACGATACCGGCCTATCGGGCGAACCGGGAGTCACGTCAAACTTCGATACGAGCATCCGGAGACGGACGAAGTCCGCATCGTCACCGTTCCGCTCACCGACGCGAACCACATCTCCCAGGATACCTATCGATCCATTGCCGCGCAGTGCGGCGCGGACGACTTCGACGCGTGGTGTACGTGGATCGCGGACAACTGCTAACCTCCCGTTTCGGAACCGCCAGACGCGTGAGGTCGGTGGCTGTCCTCCTCCCTGTCGAGCTCGGTGTCCACGAGACGAATCGTGTGTTCCAGAAACGGCCTCGACAAGTACAGCGACGTGTCCCGCTCCAGCGCGCGGATACGCGACTTCGGCTATCCCTCGTTACTCAGGCCCCACGAAACGTCGTCCTCGATGGCACTCGCGGCAGTATCGACATCCCGAACGATATCCGCTCCGAGTTCGTCGACGGCCTCCTCGCGGGAAATCTCACCGGTGAGGTACTTGCTAATCACAACATCCCGCCAGAGGTCGTCGACTCCTTTTTCGACCGCTTGCTGAATCACCGCCGATTCGTTCTCCTCGTTGTATCGTGCGATTTCGCGCACACGCTCGGAGACATCCGTGGACATATTTGGGGATACGTGCGCGGCCACAATAAGCAATGGCACCGTCCAGCGACAAAAACGAGTACGTCCCGCGCAGGGATACACCTCCGCCACGCCGAACGCTCGTCACGACAACTCCCGACGACGGCCGCCGAAACACCGAAGTATACGAATATGATATGAATACGTATCAGTGAGACGCGTCGCGTCGGCCAGCGCGGACAGGTGACGATACCGAAGGAACTCCGAGAACGACTGAACATCACGGGCGGCGACGACGTGGTCGTACGCGAGGAGGACGGCCGCATCGTCATCGAACGCCCCGTCACGCGCGACGACCTCGCCGCCGGCTATCGCGAGCGCGCCGAACGCGACCGCCGACTCGCCGACGAACTCGACGGCATCTCCAGTGAGGCCGACCGCGGACTCGGCGACGCCCCCGGGTGGGAGTAGATGCGCGTCCACCGCGGCGACATCGCCATCGTCGAACTCGACCCCACGAAGGACTCCGAACAACGCGGACCACGTCCGTGTCTCGTCCTCCAGAACGACATCGGAAACGAGAACGCCCCGACGACTATCGTCGCACCGTTCACGACCTCGTTCGGCGACCGACGCTACCCCTTCGAGGTCCTCGTGCGCGCGAGCGAGTGCGCGCTCCGCGAGGACGCCGTCGTGCTCTGCAGCCAGCTCCGAACCGTCTCAATCGACCACCGAATCACCGAGGTCGTCGGTTCCGTCCCCGACGACACGATGCGCGAGGTCGACACTGCGCTCGAATACAGTCTCGGCCTCACCGCCCTCTGACCCGCCACGACCCGACTTCCTCCTGTATCGCGTCCCGCTTCAGGAGGCAGAAACCGAGGAAGATGACGGCGAACCCGGCGGCCGTGGTGGCGTCCAGCGCTTCGCCGAGCACGAGGAAGCCGGAGACGGCGGCGAACACGGGCGCGACGTAGGAGACGAGGTTGATTTCGATGGGGCCGAGGCGGTCGAGGAGGTCGAAGTAGATGAGGAAGCCGAGCGCCGACGCGACCAGGGAGAGGTAGGCGAGCGCCGCGACGGCCTCCCACGTCCACTCCACCGCCAGCGGCTCCCCGATACCCAGGCTCACGGCGTGCATGAGGAGCGCGCCGAGCAGCATCGACCAGCCCTCCATCGTCTCGATGGGGAGGTCGGCGTCGAGGTACTTCGTGAGCACGCTCCCGAGCGCGAAGCACGCCGCCGCGCCGAACACCAGCGCCTCCCCCAGCAGACCGGACTCGAACGCCGCGCTCCCGGGGTTCGCCAGAATCACCACGCCCACCAGACCGAGCAGTAATCCGAGCAGGCCCGCGGGCGCGAGGCGCTCCTCCGGCAGGAACACTCGACTGAACCCCGTGGTGAGCACGGGACTCAGGCTCACGACGACGGCGGCGGACGCGCTCGTCACGTCCGGACTCGTCTCCCCGACGAACAACAGCGCGTGGTAGCCCGCGATGAGGAACACCGCCCCCACCCAGACGAGCAGCCACTCGCGGCGACCCGTCGGACGCGGATGGTCGGTCGCGTACCACGCGTACGCGAGCATCAACACGCCCGCCACGTCGTACCGGAGCGCCGCGAACAACACCGGCGGGAAGTACGACAACCCCGCTTTGATGGCCATGAACGCCGCACCCCACGCCGCGGCGAGCACGAGGAACAGCGAGAGGTTCCGATACCGGGACACACGGAGAGTCGAACCGACAGAAGGGTTAGGGTTTCGATGCGCGCTCGTCCCGGAACGCCCGCACAACGTCCTCGCGCGTGATGATACCCACGAGGTCGCCGCCGTCCAGCACGGGCACGCGATTCACGTTCGGGTCGTCCGTCGCGAGGATGTCGAGCACGTCGTCGATGGACGCGTCCGGCGCGACGGTCTCCACGTCCCGCGTCATCACGTCCCGCACGGGCTTCCCCGCGGCCGCCGCCAGGTCGAGTTCCGCGTCGAGCTCGTCCCACGACAGGTCTATCGCGTACTCAACCGTCTCCAAGAACGGCGGGAGGCCGATGGGAATCCAGAGCGTGCGGTCGCTCGGCTCGAACAAGTCCACGAAGTCCCGCTGGGTCACCACGCCCACGAGTTCGCCGTCCTCCAGGACGGGAAACCCGTTGAACTTCCGCCGGGAGAGCTTTCCGAGGACGTCCGCGACCTCGTCGTCCGCATCGACGGTCTCTACGTCCGCCGTCATCACGTCGCGCGCGAGCAGCGTCATACCCGGAGAGACGAGACCCCGCTACGTAGTGGTTGCGGGGTCGTCCAGGTGGCAGGCCGCGGGCTGACTGCCGTCGTCGAGCTCGGGAGAAGCGGTCTCGCAGACGGACTGGAACGTGTCCCGCAACCGCCCGCGGGCCGCCTCGTCGTCGCCCGCCGCGAGCGACTCGAACGCGTCCTCCATCGCCTCGCGAGCGCGCCCCGACAACTCGGC from Salarchaeum japonicum carries:
- a CDS encoding DUF7827 domain-containing protein, producing the protein MTGNNKIRGVLLSALMVMSVFAGTVAFAGGAAAASGGTFSVQDETPGATTTLNSTVTVGSTLDNSSAQAITIDFSNTNNFDGTFAGTTSATVYYNGTQVSNATAQSPTNNGETIKVEFDSTQVQDGEQFKVVLTDFTNPSSDGVYTGTVDINPQSSGSQVSADLTIGAGASDRSGSDANVSTNGTFWQGQDLFFQAQDGSDSEGDTYQIRFAEDGGLVTEFSLDENGSAVLSTSGYDGDYYIVDDSKTKLTIGDDGVSNGAASSTDNASFEIAVQTFDATLSADSVSNAAGTADLEFDSNRGGYDVYVQWDGDVAASTVQEIFNDNYEDVSVEDMDDDDTNDTVVLSGLPADSTTELNFTDATAATYNFTFDVADTDATASDSITVTEAAAGEVAFAGSGSYDVIQGNVGEITVDITGAQDTATVVIGNDAQSGYQANMTVTDGNGDDQVTIKFNTYTAGNESAFGAPVSVSEGDDIDYGTQSDLSNLLDTGDYSLYATVGDNSDDYSTTVDSADSIGTLFITERATNGMNLWTAPTIPADADYSDVASLIEEGSLTQDDSIATGDYVVHQVDATGLEGLVAANDNLADALDNGNVTLSVEQTNPESNREAKVLNTSSTDFRIISDAANDTYYVAYQPSSADWERGLGGDSASVDSDDSFNATFTVADDRLLGSTSDEDHQSVTASFDTVAGEVSYSSDPVNVTAATGQTISGMSTYAPGTEFTVRLQSTEDTQPAFVKSTKVTVQADGSWSGTFDMTSPEGIGAGDMFTVSNTETDTTADGNVVESTGTSTTSTTSTTSTTSTTTTTSTTSTTSTTTTTTAASTTTTEEGSSGSTPGFGVGLALVAVLGAALLALRRDN
- a CDS encoding type II toxin-antitoxin system HicB family antitoxin; its protein translation is MSATTDDATDTGVEFTYENGLVTARDLETGVAASGDSKAAALAMLADALLLHEGGGEPIEDPDAFLRELDIEPSELDEDETPPPWL
- a CDS encoding type II toxin-antitoxin system HicA family toxin, encoding MTYADFSGREIVKALRSKRYRPIGRTGSHVKLRYEHPETDEVRIVTVPLTDANHISQDTYRSIAAQCGADDFDAWCTWIADNC
- a CDS encoding AbrB/MazE/SpoVT family DNA-binding domain-containing protein, whose product is MRISETRRVGQRGQVTIPKELRERLNITGGDDVVVREEDGRIVIERPVTRDDLAAGYRERAERDRRLADELDGISSEADRGLGDAPGWE
- a CDS encoding type II toxin-antitoxin system PemK/MazF family toxin; translated protein: MRVHRGDIAIVELDPTKDSEQRGPRPCLVLQNDIGNENAPTTIVAPFTTSFGDRRYPFEVLVRASECALREDAVVLCSQLRTVSIDHRITEVVGSVPDDTMREVDTALEYSLGLTAL
- a CDS encoding DMT family transporter, producing MSRYRNLSLFLVLAAAWGAAFMAIKAGLSYFPPVLFAALRYDVAGVLMLAYAWYATDHPRPTGRREWLLVWVGAVFLIAGYHALLFVGETSPDVTSASAAVVVSLSPVLTTGFSRVFLPEERLAPAGLLGLLLGLVGVVILANPGSAAFESGLLGEALVFGAAACFALGSVLTKYLDADLPIETMEGWSMLLGALLMHAVSLGIGEPLAVEWTWEAVAALAYLSLVASALGFLIYFDLLDRLGPIEINLVSYVAPVFAAVSGFLVLGEALDATTAAGFAVIFLGFCLLKRDAIQEEVGSWRVRGR
- a CDS encoding CBS domain-containing protein; this translates as MTLLARDVMTADVETVDADDEVADVLGKLSRRKFNGFPVLEDGELVGVVTQRDFVDLFEPSDRTLWIPIGLPPFLETVEYAIDLSWDELDAELDLAAAAGKPVRDVMTRDVETVAPDASIDDVLDILATDDPNVNRVPVLDGGDLVGIITREDVVRAFRDERASKP